A single Lactuca sativa cultivar Salinas chromosome 8, Lsat_Salinas_v11, whole genome shotgun sequence DNA region contains:
- the LOC111908577 gene encoding ubiquitin-activating enzyme E1 1 isoform X1, with the protein MVSNSSSQFTSPSDFMLPGKRSAGGEVVVDESLIKRTKIDSLISSAATTTAAATTSTGTSSTAVTMGGGNNPNGTTNGKMPIGGDSNQTDIDEDLHSRQLAVYGRETMRRLFASNILVSGMQGLGAEVAKNLILAGVKSVTLHDEGNVELWDLSGSFIFTENDVGKNRALASIQKMQELNNAVAISTLTTELTTDQLSQFQAVVFTDISLSKAIEFDNFCHKHNPPIAFIKSEVRGLFGSVFCDFGPKFTVSDVDGEDPHTGIIASISNDNPALITSVDDERLEFQDGDLVVFSEVDGMSELNDGKPRKVINAKPYSFSIEEDTTNYGAYKKGGIVTQLKQPKVLKFKPLEEAIKDPGEFLLSDFSKFDRPPFLHLLFRGLDKFVSDFGRYPGAGSEEDARKMINLVNQMNEELKDGKIDEIDEKIVRSFAFGACAVLNPMAAMFGGIVGQEVVKACSGKFHPLLQFFYFDSLESLPVEPLDPNDLKPLNTRYDAQISVFGSKLQKKLEEAKVFIVGSGALGCEFLKNLALMGVSCGQSGKLTITDDDVIEKSNLSRQFLFRDWNIGQAKSTVAATAATLINPNLKIEALQNRASPDTENVFNDTFWENLSVVVNALDNVTARLYIDQRCLYFQKPLLESGTLGAKCNTQMVVPHLTENYGASRDPPEKQAPMCTVHSFPHNIDHCLTWARSEFEGLLEKTPAEANAYLGNPGEYTAGMEKAGDAQARDNLERVLECLEKERCESFVDCITWARLKFEDYFANRVKQLTFTFPEDAVNSSGSLFWSAPKRFPRPLDFSVNDQSHLNFVIAGSILRAESYGIPIPDWVKSPTKCAEAVSKVIVPDFEAKKDVKIVTDEKATSMSTASIDDSAVITDLIKKLKACHQKLPEGFRMNPIQFEKDDDTNYHMDLIAGLANMRARNYSIPEVDKLKAKFIAGRIIPAIATATAMATGFVCLELYKVLSGNHKVESYRNTFANLALPLFSMAEPVPPKVIKHQDLTWTVWDRWILRDNPTLRELLQWLKNKGLNAYSISYGSCLLFNSMFPRHKDRMDKKMVNLAKEVAKADLPSYRKHFDVVVACEDDEDNDVDIPQISIYFR; encoded by the exons ATGGTTTCAAACAGTTCGTCGCAGTTCAC TTCACCATCGGACTTTATGCTTCCTGGAAAGAGATCAGCTGGAGGAGAGGTAGTAGTGGATGAATCATTGATCAAGAGAACTAAGATTGACAGCTTGATCTCGTCTGCCGCCACCACCACTGCTGCAGCCACCACAAGCACCGGGACTTCTTCAACTGCTGTCACCATGGGAGGAGGAAACAACCCTAATGGTACCACCAATGGTAAAATGCCCATTGGTGGTGACTCAAATCAAACAGATATTGATGAAGATCTTCATAGCAGACAGCTTGCAGTTTATGGTCGGGAGACTATGAGGCGGCTATTTGCATCCAACATTCTAGTCTCTGGGATGCAGGGCCTTGGAGCTGAAGTTG CCAAGAATCTTATTCTTGCTGGTGTCAAGTCCGTGACATTGCATGATGAGGGAAATGTTGAGCTGTGGGATTTATCAGGCAGTTTCATTTTTACTGAAAATGATGTGGGAAAGAACAGAGCTCTTGCTTCCATCCAGAAAATGCAAGAACTTAACAATGCTGTTGCTATCTCTACTTTAACAACTGAATTAACTACAGATCAGCTATCTCAGTTTCAG GCTGTAGTCTTCACTGACATCAGTTTATCAAAAGCAATCGAATTTGATAACTTCTGCCATAAACACAACCCTCCAATTGCGTTCATAAAATCCGAAGTCAGGGGTCTTTTTGGAAGTGTCTTTTGCGATTTCGGCCCTAAATTCACAGTGTCTGATGTAGATGGAGAGGACCCACACACAGGCATCATAGCATCTATAAGTAATGACAATCCAGCCCTCATCACAAGTGTTGATGACGAACGTCTCGAGTTCCAAGATGGGGACTTAGTCGTCTTTTCCGAAGTCGATGGGATGTCCGAATTAAACGATGGAAAGCCCCGAAAAGTCATAAATGCAAAACCGTATTCGTTTAGCATTGAAGAAGATACAACAAATTATGGAGCTTATAAGAAGGGCGGAATTGTCACTCAATTAAAACAACCGAAAGTTTTGAAGTTTAAGCCTTTGGAAGAAGCAATTAAAGATCCTGGGGAGTTTCTTCTTAGTGATTTTTCGAAATTTGATCGGCCTCCGTTTTTGCATTTGTTGTTTCGGGGTCTGGATAAGTTTGTTTCCGATTTTGGAAGGTATCCAGGGGCAGGATCGGAAGAAGATGCGCGAAAAATGATTAATTTGGTTAATCAAATGAATGAAGAATTGAAAGATGGAAAGATTGATGAAATTGATGAGAAAATTGTTAGGAGTTTTGCGTTTGGTGCATGTGCTGTTTTAAATCCCATGGCTGCTATGTTTGGAGGTATTGTTGGACAGGAGGTTGTGAAGGCTTGTTCAGGGAAATTTCATCCACTACTTCAG TTTTTCTATTTCGACTCCCTGGAGTCACTTCCCGTTGAACCCTTAGACCCCAACGACTTAAAACCCTTAAACACGCGATACGATGCTCAAATCTCAGTCTTCGGATCCAAACTCCAAAAAAAACTGGAAGAAGCCAAAGTCTTCATAGTGGGGTCCGGTGCCCTCGGGTGCGAATTCCTAAAAAACCTGGCCTTAATGGGCGTCTCATGTGGCCAATCCGGAAAACTCACAATCACAGACGATGACGTCATCGAAAAAAGCAACCTCAGCCGTCAATTCCTCTTCCGCGACTGGAACATCGGTCAAGCAAAGTCAACCGTAGCCGCCACAGCGGCCACCTTAATAAACCCAAACCTCAAAATCGAAGCCCTCCAAAACCGGGCCAGCCCCGACACCGAAAATGTCTTCAACGACACTTTCTGGGAAAACCTAAGTGTGGTGGTGAACGCGCTTGATAATGTAACTGCTCGGCTTTATATCGATCAGAGGTGTTTGTATTTTCAGAAACCGCTTCTGGAATCGGGGACTTTGGGGGCGAAGTGTAACACGCAGATGGTGGTCCCGCATTTGACTGAGAACTACGGGGCGTCGCGGGACCCGCCGGAGAAACAGGCGCCGATGTGTACGGTGCATTCGTTTCCGCATAATATTGACCATTGTTTGACTTGGGCGAGGTCGGAGTTTGAGGGGTTGTTGGAGAAGACGCCTGCGGAGGCGAATGCGTATTTGGGGAATCCCGGGGAGTATACTGCTGGGATGGAGAAAGCAGGGGATGCTCAGGCGAGGGATAATTTGGAACGGGTTCTTGAATGTTTGGAGAAGGAGAGATGTGAGTCGTTTGTGGATTGCATCACGTGGGCCCGCTTAAA GTTTGAAGACTACTTTGCTAACCGCGTGAAACAGCTAACATTCACATTCCCTGAAGATGCGGTCAACAGCAGCGGGTCTCTATTCTggtccgccccaaaacgtttccccCGCCCTCTCGACTTCTCAGTCAACGACCAAAGCCACCTCAACTTCGTAATAGCCGGTTCCATTCTCCGGGCGGAATCATACGGGATTCCGATTCCGGATTGGGTCAAATCCCCCACCAAATGCGCTGAAGCCGTCAGCAAAGTCATCGTCCCTGATTTCGAAGCCAAAAAAGACGTCAAAATCGTAACCGACGAAAAAGCCACCAGCATGTCCACCGCTTCCATCGATGACTCAGCTGTCATAACTGACTTAATCAAGAAACTTAAAGCCTGCCATCAGAAGCTTCCAGAAGGTTTCCGAATGAACCCCATTCAGTTCGAAAAG GATGATGACACGAATTACCACATGGATTTAATCGCGGGACTTGCGAACATGCGAGCGCGAAACTACAGCATCCCGGAAGTCGATAAACTGAAAGCGAAATTCATCGCCGGAAGAATCATCCCCGCCATAGCCACCGCCACCGCCATGGCCACCGGATTTGTCTGTCTGGAGCTTTACAAAGTCCTCTCCGGGAACCACAAAGTGGAGTCCTACCGCAACACTTTCGCCAACCTGGCACTCCCGCTGTTTTCCATGGCGGAACCGGTCCCACCGAAAGTTATCAAACATCAGGATCTGACGTGGACTGTGTGGGACAGGTGGATCCTACGTGACAACCCGACTTTGCGTGAGCTTCTTCAGTGGCTTAAGAATAAAGGTTTGAATGCTTATAGTATTTCGTATGGGAGTTGCTTGTTGTTTAACAGTATGTTCCCGAGGCATAAGGATCGGATGGATAAGAAGATGGTGAATTTGGCTAAGGAGGTGGCGAAGGCGGATTTGCCGAGTTATAGGAAGCATTTTGATGTGGTGGTGGCTTGTGAGGATGATGAGGATAATGATGTTGATATTCCTCAGATTTCCATTTATTTCAGGTAG
- the LOC111908565 gene encoding protein NODULATION SIGNALING PATHWAY 2: MQPEELQSFLEHDFHQAGLYSPKMASSPCDIHDFYSSITSPEDSMISSESYFQTMSSCNFSTLSNLDDDMQVLVPIENISQHVLGIEGISGNELEDVLKWWGESEEMDNISSEGTSMDNVGVCGSPFIKSSDTTMMLMPPDDMEVEGETSLYHLLNAYGEAMEMRQRELANVIIGCINEKASPLGGSMERVAFNLFHSGTQGDYIKHESMKNFNVAFKAFYEIFPYGRFSHFVANSAILEAIMSNSRKIHIIDFDMGEGVQWCAMFEAIGKLGKDTKLTSIRTKEQSHSFEETKIRLLNCASASKLKLKVQEVTIEDLMKEIEGSQEYEFLAFNCMVGLPHMGRTRNRCEVMEFQRVAKQVLLMREGIIIFGDGEDVERTKYCGNYSSFFDKYLTHYHALYESMEQNFPENLTEARIAMESLFVAPYVSSLSWHQKWENIREESEFKENLGLMGWRLSKESVIEAKEMVKESQSSYNIRVEGKNGNEMVLEWRGTPLVRVSCWRYKR; this comes from the coding sequence ATGCAGCCAGAAGAGCTTCAATCATTTCTTGAACATGACTTTCATCAAGCTGGATTATATAGTCCGAAAATGGCTTCTTCTCCTTGTGATATACATGACTTCTACTCCTCTATCACCTCCCCAGAGGACTCCATGATCTCCTCAGAATCGTACTTTCAGACCATGTCCTCTTGCAACTTTAGCACTTTATCTAATTTGGATGACGATATGCAAGTATTGGTTCCTATTGAGAATATTTCGCAACATGTCCTAGGGATTGAAGGTATTTCAGGCAATGAACTTGAAGATGTATTGAAATGGTGGGGTGAAAGTGAAGAAATGGACAATATTTCCTCAGAAGGTACTTCCATGGACAACGTAGGTGTCTGTGGTAGTCCATTTATAAAATCCAGTGACACCACAATGATGTTAATGCCACCCGATGACATGGAAGTTGAAGGTGAAACAAGCCTTTATCATCTACTCAATGCTTATGGAGAAGCTATGGAGATGAGACAAAGAGAACTAGCAAACGTGATTATTGGATGCATAAACGAGAAAGCTAGCCCACTTGGTGGATCCATGGAACGTGTTGCATTCAACCTTTTTCATTCAGGAACACAAGGTGACTACATAAAACACGAGTCAATGAAGAATTTCAATGTAGCATTTAAAGCTTTCTACGAAATTTTCCCCTACGGGAGATTTTCTCATTTTGTAGCCAATTCAGCTATTCTTGAAGCAATCATGAGCAATTCACGGAAGATACACATCATAGATTTTGACATGGGTGAGGGTGTTCAGTGGTGTGCAATGTTCGAGGCTATTGGAAAGCTAGGAAAAGACACTAAGTTGACATCCATTAGAACTAAAGAGCAAAGTCACAGTTTTGAGGAGACAAAAATTCGGCTTCTAAATTGTGCAAGTGCTTCCAAGTTAAAGTTAAAGGTCCAAGAGGTGACGATTGAGGATTTGATGAAAGAGATTGAAGGATCACAAGAGtatgaattcttggccttcaatTGTATGGTTGGACTACCACACATGGGAAGGACAAGGAATAGATGTGAAGTGATGGAGTTTCAAAGGGTGGCAAAACAAGTATTATTGATGAGGGAAGGAATTATAATCTTTGGTGATGGAGAAGATGTTGAAAGAACAAAATATTGTGGCAATTACAGTTCATTCTTCGATAAATACTTAACGCATTATCATGCGCTCTATGAGTCAATGGAACAAAACTTCCCAGAGAACCTTACAGAAGCAAGAATAGCCATGGAGTCGCTTTTCGTTGCACCATATGTTTCATCTCTCTCTTGGCATCAAAAGTGGGAGAATATCAGGGAAGAAAGTGAATTTAAAGAAAATCTTGGGTTAATGGGGTGGAGGCTGAGCAAAGAGAGTGTGATTGAAGCTAAAGAAATGGTAAAGGAAAGTCAGAGTTCATATAATATTAGGGTTGAAGGAAAAAATGGGAATGAAATGGTCTTGGAATGGAGAGGAACTCCATTGGTAAGAGTTTCTTGTTGGAGATATAAAAGATAA
- the LOC111908577 gene encoding ubiquitin-activating enzyme E1 1 isoform X2: MLPGKRSAGGEVVVDESLIKRTKIDSLISSAATTTAAATTSTGTSSTAVTMGGGNNPNGTTNGKMPIGGDSNQTDIDEDLHSRQLAVYGRETMRRLFASNILVSGMQGLGAEVAKNLILAGVKSVTLHDEGNVELWDLSGSFIFTENDVGKNRALASIQKMQELNNAVAISTLTTELTTDQLSQFQAVVFTDISLSKAIEFDNFCHKHNPPIAFIKSEVRGLFGSVFCDFGPKFTVSDVDGEDPHTGIIASISNDNPALITSVDDERLEFQDGDLVVFSEVDGMSELNDGKPRKVINAKPYSFSIEEDTTNYGAYKKGGIVTQLKQPKVLKFKPLEEAIKDPGEFLLSDFSKFDRPPFLHLLFRGLDKFVSDFGRYPGAGSEEDARKMINLVNQMNEELKDGKIDEIDEKIVRSFAFGACAVLNPMAAMFGGIVGQEVVKACSGKFHPLLQFFYFDSLESLPVEPLDPNDLKPLNTRYDAQISVFGSKLQKKLEEAKVFIVGSGALGCEFLKNLALMGVSCGQSGKLTITDDDVIEKSNLSRQFLFRDWNIGQAKSTVAATAATLINPNLKIEALQNRASPDTENVFNDTFWENLSVVVNALDNVTARLYIDQRCLYFQKPLLESGTLGAKCNTQMVVPHLTENYGASRDPPEKQAPMCTVHSFPHNIDHCLTWARSEFEGLLEKTPAEANAYLGNPGEYTAGMEKAGDAQARDNLERVLECLEKERCESFVDCITWARLKFEDYFANRVKQLTFTFPEDAVNSSGSLFWSAPKRFPRPLDFSVNDQSHLNFVIAGSILRAESYGIPIPDWVKSPTKCAEAVSKVIVPDFEAKKDVKIVTDEKATSMSTASIDDSAVITDLIKKLKACHQKLPEGFRMNPIQFEKDDDTNYHMDLIAGLANMRARNYSIPEVDKLKAKFIAGRIIPAIATATAMATGFVCLELYKVLSGNHKVESYRNTFANLALPLFSMAEPVPPKVIKHQDLTWTVWDRWILRDNPTLRELLQWLKNKGLNAYSISYGSCLLFNSMFPRHKDRMDKKMVNLAKEVAKADLPSYRKHFDVVVACEDDEDNDVDIPQISIYFR; this comes from the exons ATGCTTCCTGGAAAGAGATCAGCTGGAGGAGAGGTAGTAGTGGATGAATCATTGATCAAGAGAACTAAGATTGACAGCTTGATCTCGTCTGCCGCCACCACCACTGCTGCAGCCACCACAAGCACCGGGACTTCTTCAACTGCTGTCACCATGGGAGGAGGAAACAACCCTAATGGTACCACCAATGGTAAAATGCCCATTGGTGGTGACTCAAATCAAACAGATATTGATGAAGATCTTCATAGCAGACAGCTTGCAGTTTATGGTCGGGAGACTATGAGGCGGCTATTTGCATCCAACATTCTAGTCTCTGGGATGCAGGGCCTTGGAGCTGAAGTTG CCAAGAATCTTATTCTTGCTGGTGTCAAGTCCGTGACATTGCATGATGAGGGAAATGTTGAGCTGTGGGATTTATCAGGCAGTTTCATTTTTACTGAAAATGATGTGGGAAAGAACAGAGCTCTTGCTTCCATCCAGAAAATGCAAGAACTTAACAATGCTGTTGCTATCTCTACTTTAACAACTGAATTAACTACAGATCAGCTATCTCAGTTTCAG GCTGTAGTCTTCACTGACATCAGTTTATCAAAAGCAATCGAATTTGATAACTTCTGCCATAAACACAACCCTCCAATTGCGTTCATAAAATCCGAAGTCAGGGGTCTTTTTGGAAGTGTCTTTTGCGATTTCGGCCCTAAATTCACAGTGTCTGATGTAGATGGAGAGGACCCACACACAGGCATCATAGCATCTATAAGTAATGACAATCCAGCCCTCATCACAAGTGTTGATGACGAACGTCTCGAGTTCCAAGATGGGGACTTAGTCGTCTTTTCCGAAGTCGATGGGATGTCCGAATTAAACGATGGAAAGCCCCGAAAAGTCATAAATGCAAAACCGTATTCGTTTAGCATTGAAGAAGATACAACAAATTATGGAGCTTATAAGAAGGGCGGAATTGTCACTCAATTAAAACAACCGAAAGTTTTGAAGTTTAAGCCTTTGGAAGAAGCAATTAAAGATCCTGGGGAGTTTCTTCTTAGTGATTTTTCGAAATTTGATCGGCCTCCGTTTTTGCATTTGTTGTTTCGGGGTCTGGATAAGTTTGTTTCCGATTTTGGAAGGTATCCAGGGGCAGGATCGGAAGAAGATGCGCGAAAAATGATTAATTTGGTTAATCAAATGAATGAAGAATTGAAAGATGGAAAGATTGATGAAATTGATGAGAAAATTGTTAGGAGTTTTGCGTTTGGTGCATGTGCTGTTTTAAATCCCATGGCTGCTATGTTTGGAGGTATTGTTGGACAGGAGGTTGTGAAGGCTTGTTCAGGGAAATTTCATCCACTACTTCAG TTTTTCTATTTCGACTCCCTGGAGTCACTTCCCGTTGAACCCTTAGACCCCAACGACTTAAAACCCTTAAACACGCGATACGATGCTCAAATCTCAGTCTTCGGATCCAAACTCCAAAAAAAACTGGAAGAAGCCAAAGTCTTCATAGTGGGGTCCGGTGCCCTCGGGTGCGAATTCCTAAAAAACCTGGCCTTAATGGGCGTCTCATGTGGCCAATCCGGAAAACTCACAATCACAGACGATGACGTCATCGAAAAAAGCAACCTCAGCCGTCAATTCCTCTTCCGCGACTGGAACATCGGTCAAGCAAAGTCAACCGTAGCCGCCACAGCGGCCACCTTAATAAACCCAAACCTCAAAATCGAAGCCCTCCAAAACCGGGCCAGCCCCGACACCGAAAATGTCTTCAACGACACTTTCTGGGAAAACCTAAGTGTGGTGGTGAACGCGCTTGATAATGTAACTGCTCGGCTTTATATCGATCAGAGGTGTTTGTATTTTCAGAAACCGCTTCTGGAATCGGGGACTTTGGGGGCGAAGTGTAACACGCAGATGGTGGTCCCGCATTTGACTGAGAACTACGGGGCGTCGCGGGACCCGCCGGAGAAACAGGCGCCGATGTGTACGGTGCATTCGTTTCCGCATAATATTGACCATTGTTTGACTTGGGCGAGGTCGGAGTTTGAGGGGTTGTTGGAGAAGACGCCTGCGGAGGCGAATGCGTATTTGGGGAATCCCGGGGAGTATACTGCTGGGATGGAGAAAGCAGGGGATGCTCAGGCGAGGGATAATTTGGAACGGGTTCTTGAATGTTTGGAGAAGGAGAGATGTGAGTCGTTTGTGGATTGCATCACGTGGGCCCGCTTAAA GTTTGAAGACTACTTTGCTAACCGCGTGAAACAGCTAACATTCACATTCCCTGAAGATGCGGTCAACAGCAGCGGGTCTCTATTCTggtccgccccaaaacgtttccccCGCCCTCTCGACTTCTCAGTCAACGACCAAAGCCACCTCAACTTCGTAATAGCCGGTTCCATTCTCCGGGCGGAATCATACGGGATTCCGATTCCGGATTGGGTCAAATCCCCCACCAAATGCGCTGAAGCCGTCAGCAAAGTCATCGTCCCTGATTTCGAAGCCAAAAAAGACGTCAAAATCGTAACCGACGAAAAAGCCACCAGCATGTCCACCGCTTCCATCGATGACTCAGCTGTCATAACTGACTTAATCAAGAAACTTAAAGCCTGCCATCAGAAGCTTCCAGAAGGTTTCCGAATGAACCCCATTCAGTTCGAAAAG GATGATGACACGAATTACCACATGGATTTAATCGCGGGACTTGCGAACATGCGAGCGCGAAACTACAGCATCCCGGAAGTCGATAAACTGAAAGCGAAATTCATCGCCGGAAGAATCATCCCCGCCATAGCCACCGCCACCGCCATGGCCACCGGATTTGTCTGTCTGGAGCTTTACAAAGTCCTCTCCGGGAACCACAAAGTGGAGTCCTACCGCAACACTTTCGCCAACCTGGCACTCCCGCTGTTTTCCATGGCGGAACCGGTCCCACCGAAAGTTATCAAACATCAGGATCTGACGTGGACTGTGTGGGACAGGTGGATCCTACGTGACAACCCGACTTTGCGTGAGCTTCTTCAGTGGCTTAAGAATAAAGGTTTGAATGCTTATAGTATTTCGTATGGGAGTTGCTTGTTGTTTAACAGTATGTTCCCGAGGCATAAGGATCGGATGGATAAGAAGATGGTGAATTTGGCTAAGGAGGTGGCGAAGGCGGATTTGCCGAGTTATAGGAAGCATTTTGATGTGGTGGTGGCTTGTGAGGATGATGAGGATAATGATGTTGATATTCCTCAGATTTCCATTTATTTCAGGTAG